TTTGATCATTACTTTTagataatccaataattcttaaactatCTCTCCTGTATTTTCCATGTAAGTTGTTTTAACAATGAGATTTcacattttgttctatttttttccttcttttgaatcAATTTTAATGTTTCTTGGTATTTTCTGATATAATTAGTTTCCACTTCcccaaatctaattttaaaaatttattttctttaagagcttccgtacctctttttccatttggaattcaactttaagttcttttttaaagtaagtttttgtgttttttaagatgttattttcttcagtgtttttttttaaatttggtgtcTCCTTTGCCAAACtgtcaaattttaattattttcttgcattactctcatttcttttcccaattttcttctcctttctcatttgattttgatttttaaaatccttcatagCTCGTCCAGGTTTTTTGCAGGGACTGAGActaattcatatttctttttgagCAGTTTTGAGCAGGATATAGCAGTTTTGACTTTGTCATCggcttctgagtttgtgttttgatctttctTATCACTATGATAATTTTCTGAAGTTAGGttcattttttgtttgctcattttcccagttcTTTCCTGATTTTCAACTTATGTTAAAGTTGTGATCGCCACCTAATGTGAAGGAGGCACCATCACTTCTTCCAAGATAGTGTGATCTAAAGAGATGTGTATTTACTACTTTTCTGGCCTCTGTTCTTATATCTGCATCTCTGATCAAATGCTCTTTCTTGCCCTGGAACTGTGATTCCAGGACCAATGTATGGACACTCCAACAAAATCCTGTACTCAATGCCAGCAATATTCTCCTTATGACCAGTTGTTTAACCCCTTTATTGTTTGTGGACTGAGAGCTCCAGAAGATGTTGCTACCAAATTCTGTTGTCCCCATGCCTTGCAACAGACTCAGAGAGGTGGCTTACAATATTCTTGTTGGGGGAATTACCTGTACTAGACTGTGATTCACTCTCACTCTGGTTCAAAAGACCTTTCCTGCCAACTTTCTAGGTtgtcaaatgttttattttatctgcCATCCCAGAATTGATTTggaggaattattttaaagttgtttgtagGGAAATTTATGAGAACTCAGGAGGGTTGCTGTCTTTCCACCATCATCGCCTTgtccctccccacctccagtcTCACCAAGGTCAACAGGTTATCTTCCTATTTATTTTCAATATGAATTCCCTAGTAGTCATTTTTGTTCTTAATAGgccaaaaattattattttctttggcaaagaacATAGAAAAAAGCAACATAAAGGATCATCTCTTTATCAATATTCCATCTATTATAAACAGAAATTCTATAACTTTTATGATTCTAACTATTTCCCCAATAaagcttacacacacacacacacacacacacacacacacacccatatatatatatgtcttttattCTTAGTTTCTACCAgccttttcttcttctgtgttaTAGTTCCAGGAATTCACAGTCCATGGACAAGGAATCAGGTTTTCTTTCTGAATAGTTAGACTACATTTCTTTCCATCACATCATTATCTCCTAGCCTATATTATTGCAATCTACTCTTTTGATCTAAACAAATATTGTTCCTTACACTGATTCCTATATGTCAAAATTTCCAAgcctttcatttttgaagaggactgatAATAATAGGGTGATGTCGTGAATTgtgcatgaattgaatttaagtgcaGCAGTGGTTCTATGAGATCTTTAGTCAAACATTTCTCCAGTTGATATAGCTCCCATCTTGTACTTATGAagttgatcattttttaaaaattgaagtataagttgtaaacctcaaaatttccttagacttataaatgttggaaatttcaccattgggatatttcatacttggaaaatttcttactgatagtctattggaatgggaaccccattggcatgggaggttctttctcttcccttcttaagattactttaggacagaaaccctttgctgaacaatggaaaggactttgacctatgcttaagcatagaacaggaatttctttgagtcttgattgattttagaattgatacaatggagatacttggaataaatctccaccctattcagtcctaataggattgagtaagggctgcagcctagatcaaaatttaattattccaatctctaccatactcaagttaacaggatttagaaagggctgtagcaaaggagtaaagatttaatcatttgaaaatatgaccttcaacagacatgtgcaaaggccagaaacctctgggcggtcctgggttaagcgagagcctccattgacagggaaattgatgaacagtgattggtagatgtgaggactgaggggaggcaacttggagggtttccttaaagatagggggtctgaagacgcgggaggtggttgaggttttggtcggtgtggttcctgggctctgagaaggcttgctctgaaggaagctgaaggtgggggcctctgagactgtttctccattttggacacgtgagtaatagggaccgatctcttttctttgccccagctatctaagggcttgggccttttggcccagcctaaacagaaggggtatttaagccctattcccttctctccctttttctctctctctctctctctaattcctttcttactcctattgtaattaaactccaaaaaaggctgacggctgacttgagtttttcgtttaggaattacatagctgattccttggcgaccttaaattaatatatatcagtcttttaaagtgattcccttgttacaaagTATACCTTTATTGCTATTAAACCTCATGTGAATTAATTTCCTAGAAGTCAGGGTTGTAGGCCCCTGATAGAGAATAGATCTAATGGCTTTGTATCAaagattcattaaaatttttctattctttttaatagTTCTCTATCCACCTGCTCTACTGGACTTTTCTGATTTTTGAGGTTGGGAGAAGAGTTACACATTTTGAGACAGACTTAATTTTTGTATTATCACCAtaaatttttgtcttattttaaaataggaGAGAAATGGAGGAGTCCCATGTATTGAGAATTCTAATTTACCCCATATCAATACTTAATGTAATTCTCAATTCTACCCTTGAAGTccaattttttttgacattttcccCTCAAATCTCCAAATTTACCCATTTTAATTGCCATTCTTTGCATGTAAGCATGCATGGGAAGAGTAGAGGTTACTTAGCTCAATGAGTATCTATTAGTGTATTATGTTTTCCAAATAAGTTTTAATATGGAAGTATGGTGCGTAGGCAGAGCAATGAATGTGAATTCAGATTTGGCTTGAATTCTAAGTGGCTTTGATACTTATCACCTATTTGGCCAAATCACCTCATATCTCTGACCCTTAGTTTTGAAATGGGGACATTGGCCAGGAAAAGGGGTCAGCGAACACCAACCAATCTGTCCTTGCCTGGTTTTACTGGTTTACTATCAGCTAAGAATATTTCTTACATTTAAacataaaactattttaaaatgtaacaaaacACTCTAGGCTTGTTGGTCTAACACATGACCCTTGTGCTATATTGCTAAGggtccttcaagctctaaatcccATGACTCATTTAAAATACTTGTTCTTTATGAAGGCCTTCAAGgtatagtgatgatgatgatgataacaactcTAAGGAGTATTAACAGATTGCTAGATGCATTTAAAGATTCCTTTTTCCTATTTGAGAAGTAATACTTTCTCctgcaattatttttattttattattatttattattttattcaatttattattaAGTTTAATGTTCAAGGTAAGGAGCTGCCTTATTTATATAGGTAACGTTAGCCTTGTATATAATGAGTAATCTCTTTGGGGTCTGGACCAGGATGttcaaggaaggaaatgaaagggaATAAGGTCAAGTTGAAGCCTTTGACCCTTCTAATacaaacaattattattttctaatttattcaAATGCTATTAAGGGCTTGATACAAGTTTTGTTAAACAACTACAGATACTTTTCATTGTAGATGTTTGATTCTGTGGTATCCAAGGaagaaaattcatctttaaaGTTCACTTCAACCAGAAAAGTCATAAAACATAGCACACCTGTGGATACTACACTGTCTAAGAGCTTGATTTCCATAGAAAGTATATCCTACCTAAAAGAAGCTGGAAGTGAAAGGGGGAATCTTCTGGAGTCTCCCCTACCCCTAACACCATTTCTAGAATTATCAACTCATCCAGAAGCAAGAAGTGTCAAGCCGATTGGTCAAAGGAAGAGACTTTCTACAGTTTCTGCTTCTGAGGACTCTAATGCAGAGGTACAAAATAGCTTGAATTTCTCTTCAGACAAGCAGGGACATCAACTTCCTGATCCAGTATCAAAGAAACGGAGTAAAATGTCCTTCAGAAAATGGCACTGTTATGGATTACCTGGGATAAAGGACCCTGCTGAAAGAAAAGGCCGTATGAAGAAGAAACAAGTGGTATGTAAACATTCCAAATATTCTTAATTATAACCATATTACTTATTGGTACTTTGAAGCTTTTGAATACTGGAATTGCATTTGTATTGAATATTAAAACTTGCTGACTTTTTAAGATCTATTTGGCTTAGGTTCCTTTCTAGTGTTAATTTTGGGTGGCACCTGTTTTAAGACTATATGGTATTTATGACTATATGATAAGTGATATCACTTAGGTAGAGAGAAGACTCATGTTAATGGTGGAGAAACTCTTCATCTCTTCCCTGGTGATCTTCCTTTAAGCTTGGTGATTCCATCCTTAACTTTCTTCAATGGCTATCATTGAGGTCAGgcacttttttcccccctctgttTTACCATCCTCCAGAATAGGGTTAATCACATCTCCACATATACCTCACCAAGGCTGCTGCTATGGAAATCCAGGACTTGCCAATAATATTCCCATAGAAGCCACTTTCTCTTCTTGGCTCTCTTGCTTGACCTTTTTATTATTATGGGAAGAATGATAGCAAAGGAATGTCCAGTCATCATAAGTTGGTGATTGTCTACATTAGGACACCAGGAAAGGATTAGATTCTTTAAGTCTCTAAGATTTAACACATAACAATTAAAAAGATCTTTGATTTGAAGACCAAGATATCTAGATATGCTGTGGATCTCTTTCAAATGTAGAAGAGGTTTCCAAATTTCCCATTGTCAGACGTGTGGTCAGAGAAGATAGTTACCGTACTCATCAGTGGCAATATTTGAGTCTAGGTATAAATCTAGtctgattttctaggattcaaTATTCTTCTTATGTATGTAGGTTGGAAATGAAAAATCAGGGCTATTTGGAGAGCCAATAAGTTCCAAGGAGTGTTGGGGTGAATTCCATGGCTTTGTATCTTAAGTTAGCCACATTCAAAATGGGCAAGAAAGCAGGAAGGCAAGTAAGGTTTGGTTTCCATTGAATGATCCAGTTTCCTAGTGATTCTTCCATATCTGGGTAATAAGGAGAGTCATCTTATGTTGATCCCTTTGGAATCCGTTTGTTCTAATGATGCTGCTATTATAGATTGCATAAATCTAGGAGACCCTGTAGAGCTCTATTTTAGCTGTCTGAAGGCAATTCCTTATCCTAAGAAATGGTCTGTATCtctaataaagaaagagctaTAAAGTTGATATATTtgggattattattttttccctaagtTTGGTCTTGCATTCTATGGCACAATTTTATAGAAATGATTTTCTCTTAAATAGACAAACAATATGAAAGAATGGGAACTTCGTCAACTCCAAAACATTGAAGAAGCCACGCATCATGAATTAATTGTTGAAGCCACATGATGATCTTTCAAGCAAGCCTTCAAATGGAATCTCTTTGAAACTTCCATAATTTCTCTCCACATGaagattttaaatgaatgttgtgTTCTGTTATACCTGCACAAATAAATCTTGTTTTGTGGTGTAAGGCATGCTTTTTTACCATAGAGATTTAATTGCATAAATTGGTTGAATGAATTCAAATGTTGAAATCCTCAGATCTAACCTTAAAAACATAGTAATTTCACTGGACACCAAAAACCTTAAAGAATAAAAGGATATTCTTACAGACTTAGATTCACATTGTGTTAAATCTTCTCAAAAGCAAGTGTCTTATGAAAAGAGAACATTTTTCACTCACAGAAGAATGCCTTACCCCTCTTCTCTGGATTACAAATTCTCTCAAAACTGTTGACCCATTTATAAGTGATGCTAGTGCTACTGAGACAGTCAGAATTCTGAGTTACTCAGATattgaagggattttttttaattgacaactTTCCCAAAC
The window above is part of the Monodelphis domestica isolate mMonDom1 chromosome 7, mMonDom1.pri, whole genome shotgun sequence genome. Proteins encoded here:
- the CCDC201 gene encoding coiled-coil domain-containing protein 201 codes for the protein MDSKEGMFDSVVSKEENSSLKFTSTRKVIKHSTPVDTTLSKSLISIESISYLKEAGSERGNLLESPLPLTPFLELSTHPEARSVKPIGQRKRLSTVSASEDSNAEVQNSLNFSSDKQGHQLPDPVSKKRSKMSFRKWHCYGLPGIKDPAERKGRMKKKQVTNNMKEWELRQLQNIEEATHHELIVEAT